The sequence below is a genomic window from Dermochelys coriacea isolate rDerCor1 chromosome 17, rDerCor1.pri.v4, whole genome shotgun sequence.
CCCAGTGTGTGATGATAGTGAGCTAACGCTGCcctgggggtgtgggaggagtggCCTTGCTTTGCTGAGCTCTGACCTTCGCCCTTTGTTGTGCAGACACGAGCTGGCTCTCGCTGGCTACGAGTTCTGCATCCTGACCCTGGATGAGAAGATAGCCAAATACAAGGACTTGCCTGAAGATGTCCTCCCAGGTAGGAAGCTCCTGGGCTCTTGCTGTTGTCAGTGAGGCTTTCTTCCTCTCTAGGGACCTTCCTGTGTTGCCATTGGCATCTCTCCTGCCTCTTACAGCCCCTTCCTCCCATTCCCTCACTGGCTTCTCCTTTTGTAGGCTGCATTCAAGCTCTgtgtccttcccttccccacctctttcccctactTACATCTGTCCTCCTCCTTTCCTCTACCACCCTGTCACCTGTGCATTCCTACCCCCACTCTTCAGCCTTCTCCTTCAATCTCCGTGTCTGCTCTGGCTCTGATGCTTCACACTGGCTCTGTGCCCATGGACCCCTTAATCTATTTTACTGCCCAGCTGTCCTGCCATTTGTCACAGCCATACCCACTATCTGTGCCTCACCCTCTGCATTTGCCATTAAGCTAGGTGGAGCAGGGCAGAGATCTTGTCTCAGGAGTGTGCGGGTGTTGCTCTGGCAATATTACTCAATGCTGATCCTTTGACAATGCTTGCACAGGTATTGGTAAAATCCCctgggagggtggtggtggggtgtttGTCTGGTTTCCATTCCTGAGAGAAGAGGGTAGTGCTTTGACCCATCTCTCTTTTCCTGCTCACAGCAGAGGAAAGAGCCAATACGTATCTCCTGCTTGGTCTGTGCCTGGACTCGTACGGTCGCTACCTCCTGGCCAACAAACAGCTGCTTCGGGCCCAAAGAATGTATGAGAGGGCACTTCAGATCTCCAAGGAGGTCCAGGGAGAGACCCATCCCCAGGTGAGCGGGGCCTGATggctgaagtcaaaaggagtgCTGTGGGCTCAGAATGGGACTTGCTGGAGCAGCAGCTATGTGCTCATGCCCCTGCATGGGGTCAAGAGTAAACATGTACCAGTGTCAAGGGAGGGGAGGACTGAGCTAGATCTGTCCTGGTCTGCCAGCATTGAACCCTCTGCTACTCTGGGAAACCTATTGCACTGACCCTTCATCTATGGGGAGGTGTTATGAGAGCCCCTCCTTTGTGCTGCTTGGGCACTGGTGTGCCAGAGCAGGCTAAGCTGGATATTCGGCCTTCCATAGCTGTAGGTCAAGACAGGACCCTGTATCTGCATTGCCATTGGTTAAGTTCTAAAAGCAaaaatcctcctcccccagctctaaGACTTCCTCTCCCTGTCCTGGTGCAGACTGTGGTACTGATGAATGACTTAGCAACTGTGCTGGATGCCCAGGGGCTCTATGATGAGGCATATACACATGGGAAGAGGGCATCTGAATTGGCAAAGCAGACTGAGCACCCTGAGGAGCACATGGTGCTGAATAACCTTGCAGGAATTCTGATGCACAAAGGTAAGTATTGACACCTAGCCAAAGCAGCTTAATCAGGAAAGGTGATTTCTTTGCTTATAACTCTCCTGGCTGCACTAAGGGAGCAAGGCCTGTGATGTGGCAATGAACATGAGACAGGGACTTCAGCACCCTGTAGCACTGCTCTCCTTCGCGTTCCGTAGAATAGCTCTGGCTTGTCTTAGGCAATGTTCTATGCTGCCTTCAAATTTTAACCTGTCAAAGTGAAGATGCCTgtactgattgattgattgcatTTCACTGGGGGGGGTGGGTGAGAAAGGGAGTTGGTGCCTTGGAGGCAGGTGACTTTAAATTGAGGAGTTGAATTCTTACCCACCACTCCTTGACAGCCACTAATTGCCTCActactcccacccaccccactctcTATTGGGCATTGGCTATAGTAGTAATTGCCAGAGAACACTGCAGCAGTAATATCCCATGCCTGAGATCTCAAGCTAGGGGTAGCTGTGTTGGGCTGGCTGCAGCTAGTGCTCTATCCCTCGTACAGTTGGTTTCATGGGTTGAAGATTGTGCAACCCTAGAGCAAGATTCATCTCTAACCCTTAAATTCTGGAGCCCAGACATGACCGCTGCCCTGCTGTGCACACACTGGGCGTAGCTCCAACCAGCAAAGCACAAAAAGCCCTTGGTAAAACTACTCCATCTTACTGCTGCAGTGCAGGAGGCAATACTGCTGCCAACCAAGAATGAATCGTGGAGTTCTAGGCTAGCAGGAGTGGAGGGgattctccccacccctttcGTCCTGAGATCTTGCCTCGGACAGGCTAAGTGAGGTGCTCGTCCTGTTAGTGACAGCTGCTCATGCACAGAAAGCATGATGACAGGGAAGGGAATGAGACAGACatggcctttatttttttttttttagatggagaACAATTCTCTTTCAACCCTGAACTAAACCCCACTCCTCCCTGGTTTGTGCCTGACTGTTCCAAGCAGTACTTTCAGTATAATCACTCAGTAGGAGGTGGGTGTAACATTCACCTAGCCTTCTTTCTCCACTGAATGCAGAAGACTTTCTGCAAGCAAAACAGGTGTACAAAAAAGCCCTGAAACAGGCAGAGCTGAAAGGAGACACTGCATCCAGGCAGCACATCCAGGAGGAACTAGCAGAGTTGGCCAGGAGGAGAAAGCACTCAAACTGAACATATGATGCACAAATGAGGGAGGCTTGAAGTATCTTGGTCTGAATGAACTGCTGAAGGCAAGGTGGTGGATTATACAAAGCAAAGCACAGGAAAGCTGGGACCTGTTTGCTATTTTCAGTGGGAACTAAGATAGCTAATTATAGGTTCGGTACTGAGTAAGTACAAgggcgggggagaggaaggaggtacTGCTCTTGATGGCTTTGACAAACTCAAAATAAAGCTTTGATTGAATTGGGAGACTGAAGGCTCATTAGTCCATGAACAGAGTGCACATGTGAACACTGAACTGTACTTGAATTACCAGGTTTAAATGTTAGCCTCTGCTTTAATTTGTGGTCACCAGGGGAAGTGGATTCACTTGAAGTAGTGACCAGTGCCTTTTAAATATTACAACAATCATGGGAGCTCCTGCTGAATGCTTCAGCTGCAACTGTAAAACTATCCCTAGGGCTGTCTTACTTTCCCTTTGCCCTGCTAGTGCAGCACTAGGGCCTGGCCCCACCATGCAGAGATCTTTACATAGAAGGAAAGAGGGCAGAGGATGGTAGTAAAAAGCAGTTTCATTTAGCTTTTAAGGGAGAAGGGACAGAATTAATACAGGCCTAATtaatactgcttttttttttttttcttccagtggcAGGGAAGCACTTGACAGCTAGACTGCTGGGAGAGGCTACTGTAGAGAAGGATTATCAAGAGGGTAGGGTACAAACCCTGGGATTCTTAAGTCAAGCAGCTACTGCTATAGAAGGGGGTAAAAGGGCCTCCCCAACATCAGAACTGTGCAAAGGGGACCCTTTccccactggggggggggattctggAACCCATATGGCATCCCCCTTCTCCTAGCCAGCTGCAGGAACAAATTCAAGCAAGGGCTGaggaacagaaatatgcagtggCTTTCCTGAATCTAAACATTTTCTCCTACCCTACTCCCactgaaaggattaaaaaaaacaaaaccagaaagttGTAGAACAAACATGCACCCTGTCACCATTGCATTGTTCACAGGGCTTCTCTGTTAGAGCATTTTCTCTTGCCTGTGTACAGTGTAAGGGCAGCGGGAGAGAGACTGGCAGAGGCTTGCACAATAGGACCCAGTCACAGTTGGTCTTGAGGTTCTGTGAATCATGTTTAGGATTGTCATTCACTTAGTCTGGTTCAGTTCCTCTGTATAAAATCAAAATAAGAGCCCTTTTGAAAGACTTAGCACCTTTCAAAAATGGAAACTGAAATCTGCCATCTGTAGTGGAGAACAGATCTGTGTCTCCTCTAGTCTAGACCACAGTAAGTATCCACAAATTCACCCTTTGTGAGGGAAAGGGTGTCTGGAAATCAGATCTCCTTTGCCCATGGTACGCTTACTAAGCCAGACCCAATTAACTGCTTGTTAAAGATTTTCCTTCCAGAGTGTAAATTTCAGGTTACAAAACTCAATTATTGGCTGTTGCTAAACACCTGAAGATTCTTGCTGCACAAGGAAGTTGTTCTGCTCAAAAACAATGACAGGAGTGCATCCCCAACCTAGAGCTGGAGCACTGTACTTAGTACTGATATGCAGATGGTGGGTGGAACACAAATAGCTTTTGAACAGTTTATAGCAAGCCTACCAAGGAGGGAAGCATAAAATATTGTTATAGCAATCCCAAAGACAGTTAAAGTAATTCTGCCTACCGAAGTAGCGTCAGACAAGTGGAGCTAGCTTTGGGGTTTTCAATAAGTAGAGTGGGCAAGAGGTTTGTTTACCATCATATTCAAAAGCACACCTAGATGAGGTGTGCACACCTGAACATTGTTACTGTTCAGATTACTTACATGAGTGTTAGGCAGCAGATCAGTTAATCTTCAGTGCATTCAGCTTGTCCTCTCTAGATGGTGTAGCTTGGCCTCTTAGCAGGCCTGCATGAACTCTTAGGCCAGTTTAGTGAATAGTAGGGCTAGGGGCCTGATTTCCAAGCTTAGGCTTCTATTACTTCAAGTACAGGTTTGTCTCCCAAATGAATTGGGAAGGGAAGAAAACACACAACAATTAGACTCAGGTGGGTGCACAGAGAATGAAGGACTAAATAGCCTATGCATTTTATACCACATTCACTGTAGTACAAGCATGCAGTTGCCAGATGCATGTTTTTGGCTACATGGACTTCTACTTCCTAGAATTCTAATCTATTCTAGTGTTGTAATCTGAGATTACTTGAATTTCAGTGCCCTAGGAGGGTGCTTCAGCTATTTCTGTAGAGTGTTGTGTCTGTCATTCTCATCAACACAGATTGATGCTGCAAAACAACAGGGACACAGAAAGAGGAAATGGAGAACTGATCCCCTTTATTGATTGGTCTGAATCCAGGAGTCATTGTCTACTGAAgacattttgtggaaaaaaaaattgaatttttgcaTGATGCATGGGTTTTTTCAAGTCTTAAATGTTTTCATAGCAGAATAACTTAACATACCAAGATGAAAACATTGTGAAAATGCTCATCAGAAATCAACAGTTACAAATTTGTAGTAAACTACTTTTGTAAACAATGATTTACAGACACCTTCCTGTTTGAAACAGACCAGGTGTAATTCCATATTCAAAGGctactggaattttttaaaataatgcttaGGCTCTGGGTGTTATCAAAAATTAAATCTTAGGGAACAACCCTAAAAAAATTGCTTTACAATAAGAAAAACTAAATTAGATGTGCAAATGCCACTCTTATCCTATGCCTGTGAGGGTTATTCCTCAAAGGAGGGGCTGACTGACTACCCTTATTTAGTTAGGATACCTTGGAGCAGCAGTAAAGAGAACATACAGATTTCCCTCCTTTATGTAAATTAGGCTAAAGAACAGATGTTCATACAGTACAATTAACTACAGGCTTTGCAGGTACAAGCCTCTATTTCAAATATACTACGGTTTTTGTTACACTGAGGACAAGAGAAAAGAACTACTTTGGAATGGCACTCCGTTTTTCACTTTCCCAAATTTAAATTCACAACATGGGGAGACCAACTTATAGAAGTGTGTCCTTGAAGATGAgttaagaaaataaaggaaagttaAAATCAGGGGATAGGGATTCCAAACACAGTTCACTTTACACCCGACATGCTTCAGGGTTTTCACATTTTCAGGCAGACTAAAGATTTTAACACTTCCAACCAATTTTAACTCTGCAGGGTACAGCATTTAAAGACAGCAGCAAAGCAAATCTGCAATGCTTACAGCTCATCAAGTTTCCAAGACAGTTTGCAAACAAGCAGAGAGGAGTCTAAAATCTCTTGTTGCTTTCTCTTTCCTAAGGTTGGGACAACCTGGGGCTCTCTTCAATAAAGAACAACACACTTTTAAAAGATTTACAGCATAAGGGGTTCTGTACCTCTTCCCATTTGTTGACTACAGGCAAAGGGCATCACAGACCTATAAAATACAGCACTCGAAGTTACAGCTAAAACAAATTTTTATACCTTCCAGACATAAGGAATTGCAAATACAGGTCTAAAATTAAACCTTTTTCAGTAGGCTGAAAGATCATGATAAGTTTGACACCCTCTTCCTGAGACAAATGCTGAATATGGTCTCGTTTCCAATTGCTGAAGGGACACATGCTgcttaaatgtttcatttaatatttgACTTTGCCACCCACACATTCAATAGTTTTCTTCCCATATCAATACTCGTCTCCTTGTACCCCAGAGCATTTAAACTCATGGTCCTGGGGACAGTGCAACCATATAAAAGTGAAACGTGGCAAACAGATTTCAACTGACACAGTGGCTGCACTAATCAGATGCATGTGTACATGTCCTACATGTATATTACTACAGTAGAGGCCTCTAATTCCAGCAGGCACTGACAGATGAATGATTAAAAAGACCCTCTTCTAGTaccataagtttttttttttttttttttttttttttttaaagagagtctCTATCAAGTAAAGTTTAGGGGTTGGTTCAATATAAAAAATTAGGTTTACATGCAAATCATTTTTCTTACTGGACTaggttttaaaatgcatgttaaaagacatttcaaaattaGAATGAAGCAAGCAATAATCATAGTatctttttcaaaatggctgtCAGAGCCCAGAAAGTTGATTCTTATGTTCCTTGATTACAAAGCTCAGAagtagctttattttattttttttttaaactagagcaGTGGATATATTTTTCTTGATGGACCCAACAACCCACCCAGAGCCTTTGTTCAGTTAAGCAATCTGCTGTGATTTATATGGATATATATGGTagtaaaatttgtttaaaatagtaGCCTTTTTCAGCTGCATACAATGCAGaaacagaaaacattaaaaatagtcTTTTGGGGCATAGTTAAATTACCAGTGTGCATAACAGTGAGGTATGACTCCAGAAGCtgcttggttgtttttttttttgttttgttattttttttaaactgaaccaTAACATACCCATGCAATAATATTTCTGCAGTGTTGCTAAATAAAACTGACTGCACTGAAAATTTACAATGTGgcagaaatttaaaaatcaaagaaatataTCTTACCCCAGCAGACCTGACTATGTTAATGTACAGAATTTGTTAAGAGGTCAatcttaaaaatcaacattttcacaAGAGCTTGAACACCACTGTGTCTAGGGAAAAATTAGATTGAAGCACACCACCAGTAAGAGGTGGCATTGCATTAACGGGCAATGATGCTGTGTTGGTTGGGAGAGTAAGATATGAAGAGTACTCTACACTTgagaaaatgctttaaaaaaaattacaaaatgacCCCCAAGGTTTATGCAATGATTTGAATGTAAGTACACCAGAGACTATAGCAAGGGGAAAACCACTGCAAAAAGGGCTCTCTATTTACAGAAGAATGATTTAAAGACATTATGGTTTTCTTTACAAATAAACGTAGAACAGGAATagtccactttttaaaaagtctttacaTATTTATCTTTAGTACGTCAACCCTCGATCATCCTCCTCCTACACGTGATCTGTACAGATGGAATCTTTTCGATTTACTCTTCAAATAGCTCCCCATCATTTCTTCATGTGTGGCCTTTGCTCTCTTGGGAAGTCCCTTTGGGCATAAGTCAAAAATAGAGTTTTTTCGAcctacaaataaaaaaacctctgCATAGTTCAGTCATCACTGTCAGACAGAGTCTCGTATTGTGCTGAAAGCAGTGGTGCAGGCTCTCGCTCCCATATCCTGTTCTGTTGGTGAGTGGCTGCTTGGCTCATGGATGGTGGGGCACACGCAATGGACGTTGGTGGTGTACTGCTAAGCATCCGCATTGTCAAGGGGTTGTAAG
It includes:
- the TTC19 gene encoding tetratricopeptide repeat protein 19, mitochondrial isoform X1 — translated: MLAALRRGPGLLAVAGRRCSGARLPAGRHMARGGRGAACGAGSLRGRSGPSPGGVLAALAAFSFFSKNAEEEKETKEGEGARTEDTIIFLLKKAKLSIMKGELEEAEWILHEAVRLSHQLDNKRAIIYTYDLMANLAFLRGQLDSAEKLFKAAMSFLLAGDMKQDDNAIVEMSLKLASIYAAQNQHELALAGYEFCILTLDEKIAKYKDLPEDVLPAEERANTYLLLGLCLDSYGRYLLANKQLLRAQRMYERALQISKEVQGETHPQTVVLMNDLATVLDAQGLYDEAYTHGKRASELAKQTEHPEEHMVLNNLAGILMHKDGEQFSFNPELNPTPPWFVPDCSKQYFQYNHSVGGGCNIHLAFFLH